The Megalobrama amblycephala isolate DHTTF-2021 linkage group LG8, ASM1881202v1, whole genome shotgun sequence region ATGAGGGGGGAAGGTGTATgtgttttagcattttaatttagttagatttttagtacattaataataatagttaggtgttttaatataatgataattttatttttaataatatattatttccaCATTTAATCCTGTGACCCCCTTGGATGTTTACTGAGGCCTCCTAATGGATGAGAAACACTGGTCTAAAGTGATGTTCGTTTACAGGTATGTCAGTTACCTGTCTATAGGTCTGACTGCACCGATCCTGCGGTGGTGTTGTTTGTGAGTGTTTGGTCTGTGGAGTTTGTGTATGCAAGCGTGGCAGGAATTGCAGTGCACATAAAGGGTCTGGCAGAATCCTTTCCGGTAAAATCTGTACTTTTGCCTGACGAATCctacaaaagacaaaaatatttttctatttttaaatgaacattacattaCTGCAATGAAAAATATCATTGTACCCACTGAAAGAATGCGTATACCCCTACCCATCTGCTTGTGTGCGTATGTCATGCACTCTGAAGCGCTGCCGTCCAATAGCTTTGATCTTCACTGTCTCTATGCCGTACTCCTGCTCCTCACGAAATGCGTAGATCTCAGCCGTCGTCCCAAACTCTGCCTTTATCTCCGTTCCACTCGCATCAGGACTGAGAGAAATAGAAACACCGTCAAACTAtggtatacatatacaaatgtAAGAAATATCAATACACCTGCAAAACCTATTGCAACATGCATGAATAATGTCCTTGAAGAAGAATCAAAGGTATGTGATCATTAATGTGGAGAAGTTATTATTCTACACCTCGTGTCTGTTAATACCTGTGTGCAAGCACGGCAAACGTGCGGTCTTGGCTTATGAGGTTGCGGAACATGCTGACCTCCTGTGGTCGAAAAAGCTGCAAGGGCAGCGTCTGACCTGGGATCAGAATGAGAGCGACGTGGGGAAGAACCGGCAGATTCTGCACACTGTCCTCGTCATGCAGGGTACGCCCGTGAAACTCCTCCATGTCTGAGCCCAGATACTTCACAATGCACACACATATGAAGACAAACATGCAATAAAAAAGAACAAGAAAAAGACTCTCGATGACTTATTTCTATAGATTGAGATTTCTGTTACAGCAAAAATTTGACCATAAGCTACTTGAATGTCAAAGTGCATGCTAATgaattgaaatgaatgaaagaGCTAGATTTTAATCTTATTAGCctcgggtcacatgaccagtgTTTAAAAGTACTGATGACAGATGACACTCACAGCATGTGAAGTTGGCAGACTGGTGTCAAAGTTTATAATGCTTGGCTTTTCTGCATCCTCACCATCTCGATCCTCAGTCTCCATGAcatcctcttcttcctcttcattTTCTATAAAAACAAAGATTAGAAGTGGAATacaattattcttattattcaCTTATACTTTCATTTTGTCAACTACATCTACATTACAACCTACTTTCGATTTCAACTATATTTACGGAGTCATTTGAGGACAACGGGCATGCATGAAGCCACTATTAAGCAAACAGAAAGCAAATATCTCATCTAGGCACATAATGCAATGAATATAATAACAAATGTCTGCtgacaacacaataaaacaacaaaatgcgtACACACTTGACTTATTTTTTGCTACAGCTCCTTCTAAACGTGCTACAAGAATATCTTTGCAGACACTTTGTGTTTTAAATAACAGGTGTACGCAGACACTTTCAGTTAGCAAAAAAGATCTGTCATCTGTCATGCACCCATGCACGGCGACTGCTGCGGATCTGGAAATGTCTGTAAAGATCTCCCTGCAAGTTTTGAGGAGCACATTGAGATGTCATGCTTTCGATTTTTCTATAGCTCCGTGTTTAATAGGAAGCAAATAGGAACACTTACCTGGCAGGAGCTGTAGTTGGTTCCCCATTTCGTCGTTACCGTTGTTGTCGCCTCCGCCCCTCTCAGCAGCCATAGCCGTGTGTTTACAATCCGCTCTCAACAAGCGCAGCACTACCGTGAAGAGACGTGCGAGTAAAAACACAGCGCCCTCACGTGAATGGATGTTAGTGGCGTAGTGAATCTTTTGATTCATCCCAACGAATCGAATCTTTTGAAAAAGTTCACTAAAAAGATCAATAAAAACCGATTCGTTCACGAAAAGACCATATTCGTCAATAGGCGCAACGTTTCGAAACATCGGGTCAGCATTGATTGAAATTCTGCGTTTATTAATAGCGATAAGTAAAATCTTCAGAGAAGGTAACATACTGTGTAAGTATACATTTCTATCTTTATGACACCTTGGTAAGCCCCAAAGTTGGCCCAACAGTGTTTGGACACTAGAAAAGTATGAAAGCCTACAATACAATGGcaaattgtttgtgtgtgtgtctgtgtacaCAACCAagcatattatttttttcttagaaaGATAATACTAACATATCACAACACTAATACTagcaaaactgcaaaaatgtgtttgtta contains the following coding sequences:
- the crbn gene encoding protein cereblon isoform X2, producing MLPSLKILLIAINKRRISINADPMFRNVAPIDEYGLFVNESVFIDLFSELFQKIRFVGMNQKIHYATNIHSREGAVFLLARLFTVVLRLLRADCKHTAMAAERGGGDNNGNDEMGNQLQLLPENEEEEEDVMETEDRDGEDAEKPSIINFDTSLPTSHAYLGSDMEEFHGRTLHDEDSVQNLPVLPHVALILIPGQTLPLQLFRPQEVSMFRNLISQDRTFAVLAHSPDASGTEIKAEFGTTAEIYAFREEQEYGIETVKIKAIGRQRFRVHDIRTQADGIRQAKVQILPERILPDPLCALQFLPRLHTQTPQTKHSQTTPPQDRCSQTYRQKLHCAGMTSWPPWVYALYDSKTLMSRVKKQLHEWDENLKDESLPTNPTDFSYRVAACLPIDDALRLQLLKIGSAIQRLRCELDIMDRCTSLCCKQCQDTEITSKNEIFSLSLYGPMAAYVNPHGYVHETLTVYKANNLNLIGRPSTLHSWFPGYAWTIAQCRTCGSHMGWKFSAVKKDLSPPRFWGLTRSALLPTIPQGDEGVDGSRLLCL
- the crbn gene encoding protein cereblon isoform X1, whose translation is MLPSLKILLIAINKRRISINADPMFRNVAPIDEYGLFVNESVFIDLFSELFQKIRFVGMNQKIHYATNIHSREGAVFLLARLFTVVLRLLRADCKHTAMAAERGGGDNNGNDEMGNQLQLLPENEEEEEDVMETEDRDGEDAEKPSIINFDTSLPTSHAYLGSDMEEFHGRTLHDEDSVQNLPVLPHVALILIPGQTLPLQLFRPQEVSMFRNLISQDRTFAVLAHSPDASGTEIKAEFGTTAEIYAFREEQEYGIETVKIKAIGRQRFRVHDIRTQADGIRQAKVQILPERILPDPLCALQFLPRLHTQTPQTKHSQTTPPQDRCSQTYRQKKLHCAGMTSWPPWVYALYDSKTLMSRVKKQLHEWDENLKDESLPTNPTDFSYRVAACLPIDDALRLQLLKIGSAIQRLRCELDIMDRCTSLCCKQCQDTEITSKNEIFSLSLYGPMAAYVNPHGYVHETLTVYKANNLNLIGRPSTLHSWFPGYAWTIAQCRTCGSHMGWKFSAVKKDLSPPRFWGLTRSALLPTIPQGDEGVDGSRLLCL